CGGCACGTGGTACTGTTTCATTATTGGATGGTTCAGGAAGTAGGTCACCATATACCACCTTTCTAAATTATATTCTTAGGTCAGATTGACAAGAGATGAAAAGTTGTAGTTTAACAGAAAAatgtgatgcatattgagaaCATGTAATTTACGATTCacatatttttttctaaaacacGATTGCTACTTGAAAACTGCCTATTAATACCGGGGTTCAAACTCCACCTTTAATCTCGGTTTTGAAGCCAGTAGTGCGAATCCAGGACTCGAAGTCCTGACCTCGAGTATTGGGTCACTCACCTGATAATAAAACGATAATTTAGGACctgttggtaacaccaacaGATATTAAAAGGTTTTGCGTCAAGAATATATTTCAAATTTCGACAAATCTTAATTCACGtaatttttcacgcgaaatatacACGTGCAGTGCGTAGGACTTAAACTTTGGACCTCTTGCCTCGTGTGTACCCTCGTTACCATCGCACCTACACAATACTGGGTACATAAGAGATGCTTTATTTTTGAAATAATCTGTGGATGACCCTTTACTACTGGTGCGGTAAGACAAATCGGAATGTTACTTTTAGtaccaccaaccggtactaaagcctcgagaagcattagtaccgggtggcaatactaaggtcctgtttgggaggaaggggctaaaatttagccctggctaaactttagccctctcaaataaaagggctaaactttagcaccttggGTGTTTGGGAagagggctaaaatttagcacctcttCTGTAAAATGTCCCTTTTGCCCCTGCCGTGCTGCCCCTCCCACCATTTTCCTCTCAGTCGGAGTTGAGCAGGGGCTTCTCGGGCGGCCGCAGGGTGCAAGCGGctagcagcagcggcgccggcgagcgcgccgaggaggcggcggaacgCGGCGGCAGGGCAGGGAATgagccggcgcggcgcggatccggctgcagcggcggtggcgaggcggaCTGCTCTGGCGGTCTCCactgatgccgccgccgccgccttgctgcACCAGTCCGCCGCCACCGACAAGCCGAAGCCAAGCGATCCCCGCGGTCGCAGAAGGGCGCCgacgcctcctcgtcctccctgACGCTGCGGCTCCACTCCCGAGACTTCCTCCCGGGTGAGCAGGGCCCTCCCTGGTGctctcccgcctccgccgcccgatTCGATTCGGTTcgagccgccgcggccggaAGGAATCTCGCAGGCCAGAGGAGGAACAACCCCTGGCCGAATCGGCGATGGCGACCCACCCGGCCTCCCCGACtgccggcgtcggcgacgacAGGTTGCCGtccgggccgccgccggtgcgcctGTCCGCGGCGCAGGCGATGGCGGCGATCCAACCCACCTCACCGTGGTTCTTCTTCTCCTCGCTGGCCGCGGCGTCCTCCCCGCACCGCCGCATCGGCATCGCGGTGGACCTCTCGGACGAGTCCGCCTTCGCCGTCAAGTGGGCCGTCCAGAACTACCTCCGCCCTGGGGACGCCGTCGTGCTGCTCCACGTCCGCCCCACCTCCGTTCTCTACGGCGCCGACTGGGGCTCCATCCCGGTCTCCGTTGACGACGAGCCCGACGCCGGCATCGCTGAGGGCGCGGCGCACGCCGCGGCCACCTCCGGGGAGGAGGAGACCGAGCCCGAGGAGGCGAAGAAGAAGCgggaagaagaagcggaggtggcgggaccggcgggcgaggcggaggcagtGGGGTGCCGTGCGGCGGGACCTAGCggggaggagtgagagggaggagggagagagaggggtaaAGGGAGGAATTTTGGACaatgggaccacttttagcccctttagtccattttagcacctcttggagggctaatggattatggagggctaaaatttagcccctccattttagcctaggtgtttgggagcactaggggctaaaagtgactaaaatgggggtgctaaaatttagcacccccctcccaaacaccccttaactAATACTAAAATCTATgttttagtaccagttggtgttACCATCGAGGTACTACTAATGCTAGCCGGTATATATGTCGGATGGaaaattatttttctagtagtgtatgTACTCCCAGTTAGCACAAAGTTTTGCACACAGTGCTAGTTTTACGATGCCCGCAAACGTCccctaagggcctgtttgaCCCAAACGATGATGACAAAGTGCGGAGACTACGTGCAGCGGCCAGGAATGCAATCGGGTGGGAAGTGCTGGGAAGGATATGACAGCCATGTAGAGGTAACCCGAACTGTTACACCTAACTATCACGCTCGACTGCAGAGGTCCCTAATGGAAAGATTATACGAGTGGAATTCGACAGAAACATTATTATCAATGGTAAAATAATGACGAACAAAATTAATTTTTTGATTATTAGTCGAGGGACAAGAACGTTCCGCGGTGAAAAATAACCATGCGTAGCAAAAATAATGGTGGACTGGTGGGAGGAACCATCACTGacaaaggaagaagacggaggtCAGTGGGAAGCCAGAAGTATACAGCCATATGAAGCCATGTGAGATGTGGCTCCATGAATCCATGCCACTCACCGGATAGACATGGCAGTAGCGACACGGTGGTAAAGGGAGTTCAATAGAGGGACCTGATGCCACGGACCAGTGCCGGATGTCCACGGCGCTGGGTGGTGGGTCAGGCAGGTGTGCCTACACGCCCACCGACCACCGAGCGCTGGAACACCAAATTAAAGCCAGGTACAGCTAGGACAGAGATCTCCAGGATGGGCAGCAGAGACTGTTAGAAGCCAGGTCCATGTGTTCTAGAAACATGGATGCCAAGAGATAACCAGCAGGGTAATGAACACCGGCGGCTAACATGCGGAAGCGAGGGTTGCAAGATGCGAACCATTCGTGATACTCGTGATCCTAGAACACATGCACCTAGCTGCTCCGCGTGCGCTCTCGAGTCTTGTCGTTGTTTCTTATTAGCATTACTCCAATCTACTCATGCAGCATCAGGATCGGATGAGATTGAGTTGGTAATCGCAATAACGTTCTTTAGCATACTTAGATAGAGTATGCTAAGGCAAGGAATTATATTTAATTAAAAGCAGCATAGTGTATAACCATTCCTGATCATGCCACAGCGCATACTAGAGTACAAAGAGATATGCAAATTTGTGGTTGTTGGCATAAAACATTGTCTACAGTTCTCCGTTTATTATTCAGATTACCTTGAACAACTCTTGCACCCTTTTTTTGGATATATTATACATCTACTGGTTGTTTATGACTGTCACTGTATTTCTGGACATTAACTTTTCTGTACACTGTTTTATCTAATATATAGAACTTAGACATGCAGCGGCAAGCACATAATATACGGCATATCAACCCAGCATAACTTCATCACACCACCATGTGTCCTGGTTTGTAGTGACAGATGGGAAAATGACTTCCATTCCTGCATCATACTTTTGGGTGGCCCCAACCACCACGTGATCCACGCGTTGCAATATTGTAATAGTTTATATATATGATAATTACTCCAGCTGTCCACCACCTCACAATCATACGTATATCAGACGTCAATTCTCCAACAGTTGAGCTAACACTAGCTTTATGCTTATATCCATCTCATAAAAATTATAGCTAAGAGATAGCTTCTCcaataatttgttttctaaCCCATTGCTCAAACCATCTTGCACTATTAGAAAAATAACATTTCGTCCCTCCTTAGCACCTGCTACATTTTGACCTAGGTATTAATCctaatattagtaccgggtccaaatttagTAGCCTCCGGGGACCTTTTAGTACTgagtcataacaccacccggtactaaaagatcACTTTCatgggttacttcaaaagaaaagcatCTCTTAGTCCATAACATGTGATGTGTAAGTAAGAGGGTAAGAAGGTTTATGCCAGACTTGAGGTCACGGGTTCTAATCCCATGCACCACACATGTGCATATTGAGTGTGAAAAATgcgtgtaggtgagatggtaaagAAGATTTGTGCCAAGTTTGAGGTCGCGGATTCGAATCCCATGCACCACATATGTGCATATTAAGTGTGAAAAATgcgtgtaggtgagatggtaaggaaggtttGTGCCAGGTTTGAGGTCGCGGGTTCGAATTCCATGCACCACGCAGATACATATTAAGTGTGGAAAATGCGTGACTTGGGATGTTGCGCATGTATGTGAGCCTCCGgattgttaaaaaaaatattttgttattttttgaGCAcaaaaccatttagtaccgTTGGTGATGTTACTGACCAGTACTAATTTGGCCCTACCAGGTGGATGACCCATGCATGCTAAAGAGACCACTGGTGGAGAACTGAAGACCAGTACTAATTTGCGCATATATTACATCTACTGGTTGTTTATGAAACTAACTGTCACTGTACTTCTGGACATTAACTTTTCTGTACACTGTTTTATCTAATATATAGAACTTAGACATGCAGCGGCAAACACATAATATACGGCATATTAACCCAACATAACTTCATCACACATCCATGTGTCCTGGTTTGTAGTGACAGATGGGAAAATGATTTCCATTCCTGCATCTTACTTTTAAGTGGCCCCAACCACCACGTGATCTACGTGTTGCAATATTGTAATAGTTTATATGATAATTAGTCCAGATGTCCACACCTCACAATCATACGTACATCAGATGTCAATTCTCCAACCATTTAGTATAGATTGATGTTACTTACCTGTACTAATTTAGCCCTAGCAGGTGGATGAACCATACTAAAGAGGCCCCTTTAGTATCGACTTCGCGATATGGGTTgtgaaaccggtactaaagagttTAAAGACGGTACTAAAGCTCACTCCTGGAAAACATggtttagtaccagttggttttTGACCCAGTAAGAATATGAGCactagtaccgggtctaacagcTAGTTCCTCAGGAGCCACccgtaaccccctttagtaccggttgggggctccaactggtactaaaggtcactcattagtaccgggtggagcttgcacccggtactaatgccctCAACCCTATAAATCAGGTGTTTTCTATAAATCAGGCGTTTTCTTTCTCCTGCGTGAGCTATTTCCTCCAGCTcaggcttcatccattcatgacaaaataggggaggtgctgccggatttttgacTATTTCatgaggatttcactcattcaagtgttctaaaggttagaagcTTCATCCTCCCTTTATATATGGTTCGTATACTAAGTTtaatgctttagagctagagtaatttgtgatttttagaataaggtacaatggagaaatttttcatttatatgttatgtttaagctaaataaattgtggggaaaaaataatttgttcGTAGTTTAGTCATTCGcaaatataagataaataaattatggtacatagagatggctactgttgctagaggtagtggcgatggtgggggcgatcgttgTTCCtatcgcggcaaggggaaaaccataattggccctcatgataagccgaagaaaatgaacacgtgggagagaggaatgcttcattatttgaaaagatgtcatgaagatgctgttgtggTGGGTCCgaaacctccttttggtggttgttATGTCCCACCGCCAGTCCCTaattggccctcatgataagccgaagaaaatgaacacgtgggagagaggaatgcttcattatttggaaagatgtcatgaagatgttgTTGTGGCGGGTCagaaacctccttttggtggtcgttatgtcCCACCGCCAGTCCCGGGGGTTTCcggtccactgagtactaccatcgcaggaggcacaaataaaccacaggatgaggctgggtcagcgaaaccttcatcttcaccgtccaaggatgcttaaagtcctcctagatagaactgagtggatggtttgtcgtagtgtatcatgttgtttgggtctgaaatttaaatttgtgtatttctatctaaactttcagcaacatttgagtttgtcgtagtgtatcatgttgtttgggtctaaaatttaaatttgtgtatttccatctaaactttcagcaatatttgagtttaatACAATTTGTattatgtttgttatgtttcatatatagttctatggatgatcagaatatctttggttcagtAATACTTTGTacatggatcggcaatggatgtaaaACATAGACAaatgctccatggagtacattaatggactgcatggttttctcgatctgacAGAGTCCAACAAGCCGTCGCCTAGTTTCTTTTGTTGTCCATGCTGAATTTGCAAAAATTAGAAGGATTAATCATCCATAAAGACTATCCActcccacatatacagttcgggATTCATGACTAACTATTTCGTTTGGACCATGCACgagaaaagaggagttatgatggaagatgatgatagtgaagaagatgataactacattccTAACTTGACTCAAGGAGGttcctttgcagatgctgcaatgggtgaggctgaagaagagatggttgcagaagaaggtcctaccaatgatctaggtcaggtgttgtgaGATGCgaaggaagactgcgagaattTGAAGGAGTCAAACAAAtttgagcgtatgttagatgatcataagaaattgttgtacccagattgcaagcagaggcacaaaaagttgggtaccacactggaaatgctgcaatgaaaggcaaaaaatggagtttctgacaagagttttatgagttaatgaaaataatgaagaacatgcttcccgaggggaatgaattgccatcctcaacgtacgaagcgaagaaggttgtttgccctctaggtttggaggtacaaaagatacatgcatgtcctaatgactgtatcctttATCGCGGTGAgaaatacgagaaattggaggcttgtcctatATGCAAAGCACCATGTTATAAGATCAAGCGAGAtgaccctggtgatgttgatgggcaggctagcaagaagaaagttcctacgAAGGTATTGTAGTATTTCGCtgtaataccacgcttgaagcgtttgtttGGAAACAACGCACATGCAAAATTGATgcattggcacaaagaagaatgtaagcaagataaAATGATCAGACATCCCtctgatgggtcccagtggagaatatttgatagagaatttcctgagcttgaaaaggatgcaaggaacatacagtttggtttaagtacagatggattgaatccatttggtgagtttaGTATAGCACTTGgactgtgaccttatgtatgttcaaccttccaccctggatgtgcatgaagtggaagtttattatgatgctggtaattatccaaggcccaaaataacCTAGCAATGACATTAATATTTagctaaggccgttggttgatgaatttTTACTATTATGGAACGAAaatgtgtatgtgtgtgggatgaggacaaaaaggagacttttaatctatgagtattgttgttcgtaaccatcaatgatagGCTagcgcttggtaatctgtccggatagacaaacaagggatatcgatccagcacgcactgtttagatgatacttgtagcatatatttgaaacactgtaggaacatcatgtatacgggccatcgtcaatttcttcctgctaagaacccgataagaaagaaagggaagcattttaaagggaaggaagaaaaacataCTAAACCcattcaccgtaatggtaaacgtgtattttctatgataaaggatgtgacggtagtctttggcaagggctttGGTAGCCAACTTGTTTCGAATGACGagaacggacatgcacccatgtggaataagaattctatattttgggagctacgtTATTGGAAAGTCCTTGAGGTCcataatgcaatcgatgtgatgcacctaatgaaaaatctttgcgtgaacgtgtttggcttcctgggtacatatggaaaggcaaaggatacaataGAAGCACGTTGGGACCTGAAAagtatgaaacaacgagatggcctacatccagaaaaaagagatgatggacattacttgcatcttGCTAGTTATATTCTCAGTAaggaagagatttttgttcacCTTATTGAAGAGATTTTTTGTTCTCaatcctgtatttctacacaatatgttccctttcgagaggtttatggcagttctgaagaagtatattcataatcgtgcctgtccagaaggaagcatcgcaatgggatatggaacaaaggaggtcatcgagttttgtgttgactttattgacgaTCTGAGTTCGATGGGAGTCCCTATATCACGCCATGACGGGAGACTCATGGGAAatggcacactagggaggaaagctcaaATGGACATCAATGAgagtacatttcgtaaagcacacttcatggtcCTGCAACAATAATCCCTAGTGGATCCATacttggaggagcacaagaacATTGTACTGTCCACAAACCAGGTGAAGATTGAGGCCTAGATTACatgtcatcacattgacactttcgcaTCTTGGTTGCAACGaggactgatgggtgatgataCAATTGAAGAGCAACTGCATGGTTGGCTAGAGGTCCATCTATCTtagtatcgacattccaaggatacgagataaatgggtacacattttacacgataGCCCacgaccaaaagagcacaaaccaaaatagtggtgtctgtatagatgcaataaataacaatggaaaaaatgatagATACTATAGTGCCATTGAGGAGATgtgggaactcgactatggacctttgaaaatccctctgtttcggtgccaatgggtcaaaTTTGCTGGAGGAGGCGTTacgacagacaactatgggatgacaataatGGACCTAAAtaagattggatacagagatGAACCGTTtgtcctagccaatgatgtgtCTCAAGTTTtatatgtgaaggacatgtcaagcaaaccaaaacagaagggtgctaataagtcagatgaccagccaaagcaccacatagttcttccagggaaaagaaaaatcattgaaGTTGAGAACAAAATTAACATTTCatatgattatgatcagttcgatgatcttcctccattttcagtcgaggttgacccaagcatcctgttagccaaagaggacactccatacttacaccgcgatcacaaccaagggacgttcgtcaagaggaaggttattaacgttccattagatgatgatgtgcaatgtattagaaccattatgctatgttttgtggtcaagtgtgaaattaatgtaataacgcattgtaatgatatgtaatgTATTGGGGCCAAGTGACAaagttttgtggtcaagtgacaaagtAATGTAATAACGTTCTATGGagttattaaacaagaactaatttttgcatggttaaaatattaattattttgattttttagtacCATTAAATactaaataataaatttagatacaattaaacaagtacatgactaagtcatggtaaacatgttaataacactacataCACTATTTTTATAgattttgcatggtcaaaatatttattttttctaatttttaagttaacataagtTTTTTGACCatttataacctattactaacttaatattactaattttactatgtttgatatttaattgcatctaatatttttattgtgtagatcaaatcaacatcaagataacaatttttttttgcaattttatgtACGTTATTTAATTTACaatgcaataaataaatataatagcaattttaaaagaaagaaaataaaacatttGTCTTGGCGGGAActgcacccggtactaaaacgGTGCGTTTTCGTTTCACGCGCGGCGcacaccctttagtaccgggtgtagctaccaaccagtactaaagtgATGGCCTTTACTACGAGTAGTAAccaccacccgatactaaacgGCATTAGCACTGGGTGGGGGTGAGGCCCACTACTAAAGGGGGAGGATAAAAAccccatccccttcctccccaaCACTTAGCCACGATTGTCACCCCCTTCCTCACCggatcctccgccgccgcccctcctccacgcCACCTGCCGCCGTCGTGTGGCACCCCCAGCACCTTCTCTGATGCCACACGCCCCCGTTGACCTCATCGCCGCTATCACCCCCGTCGCGTGCGCGCCTCCGTCGCACCCATCACCGACGCCACCCCTCCTCGATcggcaccgcctcctcctccaccatacCAGCGCTGCCTCCACTCCGATACCACCGGCCTCCCGCCCGACACCGACGCTGCCCCCGACCCGGCCGTCGGTGCCTCCCCCACTTCGCCacctctcctccaccgccgccacccctcctctACCGTACCGGTGCCACCTCCTCCACTCCATGCCAGCTTCCTCCCCGTtgacgcgccgccggccagccaccccgacaccggcgccgcccccgacccGGCTGCCGGCACCTCCACCACTCCGACAccgccggcaccgcccccaACCCATACTCTCCGCTATCAGAAGCTCGAGGGGCTgatctcattttttttaaaattttttatttctagaaatgttgaattagctagaaaatatggaaaaaatgttgaattatctagaaaatatagaaagtttcttgaattagctagaaatcctATTAATTGTTAATTGTACAGCATGCTATGTTAGAAAATTGtgttaattgttagaaatgTCTAGAAAGACTAGAAAActactttgatacttttagaaattaccaaATTATTTTAGAAATCGTGTTTATTTTGttagtcaattattgttacaaaatgtataaatattagtcatTCATTCCATAGTCAAtcattgttacaaaatgtatttagtcattctttttttgtcatttactagcaattcacagtaaac
This genomic window from Setaria viridis chromosome 8, Setaria_viridis_v4.0, whole genome shotgun sequence contains:
- the LOC117834306 gene encoding uncharacterized protein; the protein is MATHPASPTAGVGDDRLPSGPPPVRLSAAQAMAAIQPTSPWFFFSSLAAASSPHRRIGIAVDLSDESAFAVKWAVQNYLRPGDAVVLLHVRPTSVLYGADWGSIPVSVDDEPDAGIAEGAAHAAATSGEEETEPEEAKKKREEEAEVAGPAGEAEAVGCRAAGPSGEE